In the Deltaproteobacteria bacterium genome, ACGAGCGAAAGTTGACAATTCCCAACATCTTAGAAATCGACATCGCCGCGGTCATGGGCGGTAATGGCAAAGAACCTCTATGGGCGACGAATGCAGCTCATCCTGTATCATCAAAGCTCGCCCTCGCTGCGTCGCGTACGTATAGTTACAATGATCACAATCTGTCATGGAGCACGAGTGGCACCAACGGGCATTTTGCTCCGTTTACGTGGGCAGCCTGAAAAAAATCGTGGAGAAGAGTGAATGACCACAAGTATGTCTCAACAAGAAAAAGAACAGTTCCTTTCCGGTGTGCATGTCGGAGTGATCAGCATTGCTCAGGCAGGTCGTGCGCCATTGGCAATCCCGATTTGGTATGCCTACGAGCCAGGGAAAGAAATCTGTTTTGTCACAGGTGGTTCGTCGCGCAAAGGGAAGGCATTAAAGATCGGCAGCCAAGTCAGCTTGTGTGCACAAGAAGAGCAGATGCCATACAAGTATGTCAGTGTCGAAGGTGTCGTATCAGCGATCGAGCCAGCGAGTGTGGAACGCGACATCCGTCCG is a window encoding:
- a CDS encoding pyridoxamine 5'-phosphate oxidase → MTTSMSQQEKEQFLSGVHVGVISIAQAGRAPLAIPIWYAYEPGKEICFVTGGSSRKGKALKIGSQVSLCAQEEQMPYKYVSVEGVVSAIEPASVERDIRPLVRRYYGQKGGDDYITRVYGSGTADGDLLVRIRPEHWVAADYSRM